One segment of Candidatus Paceibacterota bacterium DNA contains the following:
- the groL gene encoding chaperonin GroEL (60 kDa chaperone family; promotes refolding of misfolded polypeptides especially under stressful conditions; forms two stacked rings of heptamers to form a barrel-shaped 14mer; ends can be capped by GroES; misfolded proteins enter the barrel where they are refolded when GroES binds), translating to MSKKIIYGEDARKSLKRGIDKVANAVKITIGPRGRNVVLDKGYGGPTITNDGVSIAKEISLSDKFENMGAEIVKEVASKTNDIAGDGTTTSVILTQALVDEGMKHTTLGVNAMAVRSGIEKAANKAVEVLKELAKPVKDREEIRQVATISAESEELGKIIADTIDKVGKDGVVTVEESQSFGVESEVVEGMEFDKGYVSPYMITDAERMEAVYEDAGILITDKKISGIKEILPFLEKLAQTGKKELVIIADDVEGEALATFVVNKLRGGFNVLAVKAPGYGDRKKEMLEDIAITTGGKVVSEELGLKLESAGLDVLGKARKIIATKDNTIIVGGKGKRSDIDARVAQIKKQREMSDSKFDIEKLDERIAKLSGGVAIIKVGAATETEMKYLKLKIEDAVAATKAAIEEGIVTGGGSVLVRAAAKIKLGRTDILSEDDIGYNVVVKALEAPLRQIVLNTGKEDGGVIVDKVKNSDNPNTGYDALNNKVVADMFKQGIIDPLKVARSAVQNAASAAAILLTTEVAVADEPEKEDKSGGAGMGGGMGMGGGMPEMM from the coding sequence ATGTCTAAAAAAATAATTTATGGCGAAGACGCCAGAAAATCTCTAAAAAGAGGAATTGATAAAGTCGCTAATGCGGTAAAGATTACTATCGGCCCTCGCGGTCGTAATGTCGTTTTGGATAAAGGTTATGGTGGTCCGACAATCACCAACGATGGCGTTTCAATCGCCAAAGAAATTTCCCTTTCCGACAAATTTGAAAATATGGGCGCTGAAATCGTAAAAGAGGTTGCTTCCAAAACAAACGATATTGCCGGCGATGGAACTACAACTTCCGTGATTTTAACCCAAGCTTTGGTTGACGAAGGTATGAAGCATACGACTTTGGGGGTCAACGCTATGGCGGTTAGAAGCGGAATAGAAAAAGCCGCAAATAAAGCGGTTGAGGTCCTAAAAGAATTAGCCAAGCCGGTGAAAGACAGAGAAGAAATCAGACAAGTCGCGACCATTTCAGCCGAGTCGGAAGAGCTTGGGAAAATAATTGCCGATACAATAGATAAGGTTGGAAAAGATGGGGTAGTAACCGTTGAGGAATCGCAATCATTCGGGGTTGAATCAGAAGTTGTGGAGGGTATGGAATTTGACAAAGGTTATGTCTCGCCCTACATGATTACCGATGCCGAGCGGATGGAAGCGGTCTATGAAGACGCGGGAATTTTGATTACCGATAAGAAAATTTCCGGCATAAAAGAAATTTTGCCGTTTCTGGAAAAACTTGCCCAAACTGGAAAAAAAGAGCTTGTAATTATTGCTGACGATGTGGAAGGCGAAGCGCTGGCGACTTTTGTGGTTAATAAATTGCGTGGCGGTTTCAATGTTTTGGCTGTCAAAGCGCCGGGTTATGGCGACAGGAAGAAAGAAATGCTTGAAGATATTGCGATTACTACCGGCGGAAAAGTTGTTTCGGAAGAATTAGGGCTTAAGCTAGAGAGCGCGGGTCTTGATGTGTTGGGTAAAGCTAGAAAAATTATTGCTACCAAGGACAATACAATAATTGTTGGCGGTAAAGGCAAAAGATCTGATATTGATGCTCGAGTTGCCCAAATTAAGAAACAGAGAGAGATGTCGGATTCGAAATTTGATATTGAAAAATTGGATGAAAGAATTGCTAAGCTTTCAGGCGGGGTCGCGATCATTAAAGTTGGTGCGGCGACCGAGACCGAAATGAAGTATTTGAAATTAAAAATTGAGGATGCTGTCGCCGCGACCAAAGCAGCTATTGAGGAGGGAATTGTTACCGGAGGTGGCAGCGTTTTGGTTCGAGCAGCGGCTAAGATTAAACTTGGTCGGACTGATATTTTGTCCGAAGACGACATTGGCTATAATGTGGTGGTCAAAGCTTTGGAAGCGCCTTTGAGACAGATTGTTTTAAATACCGGTAAAGAAGATGGCGGGGTGATTGTAGATAAAGTCAAAAATTCCGACAATCCGAACACCGGTTATGACGCTCTAAATAATAAAGTTGTAGCCGATATGTTCAAGCAGGGAATTATCGACCCATTGAAAGTCGCGCGAAGCGCGGTTCAAAACGCCGCGTCAGCCGCCGCTATTCTTTTGACAACCGAAGTGGCGGTTGCCGATGAGCCGGAAAAGGAAGATAAATCCGGAGGTGCTGGAATGGGCGGAGGTATGGGTATGGGCGGTGGAATGCCCGAGATGATGTAA
- a CDS encoding FAD-dependent oxidoreductase, producing the protein MDLRSGISLWPAQNGKIYSYEPLKENITCDILIVGGGIMGALLAYQLSENNENGLTIALVEKDEIAKGSTSASTALLIYELDVGLNKLIELVGAEKAVRAYKVSLSSVKEIKNIIEKIGVDCCYQEKKTIYLSGSGEDVEDLRKEYQTLKKNDFKVDYVEAKELKEKYNIDREAGIIYHEGAEVDPYKLTHELIKKSQKNGVKIYEHTDIAEREVGDRNTCEKGILTTSGFIIKTCDLVFATGYESQNYLGQNLVDLKSSYVIASNPLPDLSSHWLRDYLVWETSRPYLYVRTTPDNRIIVGGEDEEVVDPKARDALLSKKTKTLTEKYGSLIKDLPISVDYAWTGTFGETKDGLGYVGVPKDYKNIYFTLGFGGNGITFGVIAANILVDIILGRGVENHDLFSFDRLEN; encoded by the coding sequence ATGGACTTACGATCAGGAATCAGTCTCTGGCCCGCGCAAAATGGCAAAATATATAGTTATGAACCTTTAAAGGAAAATATTACCTGCGATATATTAATTGTTGGAGGCGGAATCATGGGCGCGCTCTTAGCTTACCAGCTGTCAGAGAACAATGAAAATGGTTTGACAATCGCTCTGGTGGAGAAAGATGAAATTGCAAAAGGTAGCACCAGCGCAAGCACTGCGCTCCTCATCTACGAACTGGACGTGGGCTTAAATAAACTCATAGAGCTCGTGGGTGCTGAAAAAGCAGTGCGCGCCTACAAAGTATCCCTTTCCTCGGTAAAAGAAATAAAAAATATTATCGAAAAAATCGGAGTCGACTGTTGCTACCAAGAAAAGAAAACCATTTACCTCTCGGGAAGTGGTGAGGACGTGGAGGATCTAAGAAAAGAGTACCAGACCTTAAAGAAGAATGATTTCAAGGTTGATTACGTAGAGGCCAAAGAATTAAAAGAAAAATATAACATCGACAGAGAAGCTGGAATAATCTACCACGAAGGAGCGGAGGTTGATCCATATAAATTAACCCACGAACTTATAAAAAAATCTCAAAAGAATGGGGTAAAAATTTATGAGCATACGGATATTGCCGAAAGAGAGGTGGGAGACAGAAACACTTGCGAAAAAGGCATACTCACCACGAGTGGATTCATCATTAAAACTTGCGACCTAGTTTTCGCCACCGGCTACGAAAGCCAGAATTACTTAGGCCAGAATTTAGTAGATTTAAAAAGCTCTTATGTAATAGCAAGCAACCCCCTCCCCGATCTATCCTCTCATTGGCTGCGAGATTACTTAGTTTGGGAAACATCCCGACCATACTTATATGTAAGAACCACCCCCGACAACAGAATTATCGTAGGAGGTGAAGACGAAGAAGTTGTAGACCCAAAAGCCCGCGACGCTCTTTTGTCTAAAAAAACAAAAACTCTGACAGAAAAATATGGATCATTGATTAAAGACCTTCCTATATCTGTCGATTATGCATGGACTGGCACTTTCGGCGAGACTAAAGACGGACTCGGCTATGTAGGAGTACCGAAAGATTATAAAAATATATATTTTACTCTCGGATTCGGGGGAAATGGAATAACCTTCGGCGTTATTGCTGCGAATATTTTGGTAGACATAATTTTAGGCAGAGGCGTAGAAAATCATGACTTATTTTCTTTCGATCGGTTAGAAAATTGA
- a CDS encoding DUF192 domain-containing protein, which translates to MNLANKKFIFLITPVIFFIGTILFFILIFESPTEKHTTPDIFYEENILLIGNSTVSLEIADTTETRIKGLSGRDGLDDSHGLLFVFEKPDFYGIWMKEMKFAIDIVWLDENLSVVDFKKSVAPETFPEVFYPVSPALYVLELNAGFLDENSVKIGDVAELK; encoded by the coding sequence ATGAATCTTGCAAACAAAAAATTTATTTTTCTTATCACGCCCGTTATTTTTTTTATCGGCACAATTTTATTTTTTATTTTAATTTTTGAATCTCCAACTGAAAAACATACGACCCCTGATATATTTTATGAAGAAAACATATTGCTTATCGGCAATTCAACGGTAAGTTTGGAGATAGCAGATACGACAGAAACAAGGATTAAGGGTTTGTCAGGTAGAGACGGACTAGATGACAGTCATGGACTTCTTTTTGTCTTTGAAAAACCGGATTTTTACGGCATTTGGATGAAGGAAATGAAATTTGCTATCGATATTGTGTGGTTAGATGAAAATTTATCAGTCGTTGATTTCAAAAAATCTGTAGCACCGGAAACTTTTCCAGAAGTTTTTTATCCAGTAAGCCCAGCGCTTTATGTTTTGGAATTAAATGCCGGATTTCTCGATGAAAATTCAGTCAAAATCGGAGACGTGGCCGAATTGAAATAA
- the gap gene encoding type I glyceraldehyde-3-phosphate dehydrogenase — protein sequence MSKTKKIKVAINGAGRIGRSFIRAALEREDLEIVAVNDLGDIENIAYLLKYDTVYGKSKFEVEIGERQEHLSLDGQKILFFSQKDPLQLPWKELDIDVVVESTGVFTKFETAKVHLEAGAKRVVITAPAKDEPSNESQATVLMGINDEKLKTCNITSNASCTTNAGSPVIQILNEMIGIEKALLSTVHGYTASQSVVDSPNSKKFRLGRAAAQNIIPTSTGAATATTKAIPELEGKFDGIALRVPVPAGSIADITFIAKRNTSVEEVNEILEKAAKEERWKGIFGITKEPLVSSDILGSPYGSIADLDLTRVVDGNLVKVLAWYDNEMGYVHTLIEHVVKLGQYIK from the coding sequence ATGTCTAAAACAAAAAAGATAAAAGTTGCTATAAATGGCGCTGGGCGTATTGGCCGATCGTTTATTAGAGCAGCTTTGGAAAGAGAAGATTTAGAAATTGTAGCGGTCAATGATTTGGGCGATATAGAAAACATCGCTTATCTTTTAAAATACGACACTGTTTATGGTAAAAGTAAATTTGAAGTAGAAATTGGCGAGCGTCAGGAGCACTTGTCACTTGATGGTCAAAAAATTCTATTTTTTAGTCAGAAAGACCCTCTGCAATTACCTTGGAAAGAGCTTGATATTGATGTTGTCGTTGAATCGACCGGCGTTTTTACCAAATTTGAAACAGCCAAAGTTCACTTGGAAGCTGGTGCCAAGCGCGTAGTTATCACTGCGCCGGCAAAAGACGAACCGTCTAATGAATCGCAGGCCACAGTTTTGATGGGTATTAATGATGAGAAATTAAAAACCTGCAACATTACTTCTAACGCTTCTTGCACGACAAATGCCGGCAGTCCGGTCATTCAAATTTTGAACGAGATGATCGGTATAGAAAAAGCACTTTTGAGCACTGTTCATGGTTATACCGCCAGTCAGAGCGTGGTTGATTCACCGAACAGCAAAAAATTCCGGCTTGGTCGCGCCGCGGCGCAAAACATTATTCCGACTTCAACCGGAGCGGCTACTGCCACAACTAAAGCCATTCCAGAGCTTGAGGGCAAATTTGACGGCATTGCTCTGCGGGTACCGGTTCCGGCTGGTTCTATTGCCGATATAACTTTTATCGCTAAAAGAAATACTTCTGTTGAAGAGGTAAATGAAATTTTGGAAAAAGCCGCCAAAGAAGAAAGATGGAAGGGAATTTTTGGAATTACCAAAGAACCGCTTGTCTCTTCCGATATTTTAGGAAGCCCTTACGGCTCAATCGCCGACCTGGATTTGACCCGCGTGGTGGATGGAAACCTAGTAAAAGTTTTAGCTTGGTATGACAACGAGATGGGGTATGTTCATACTTTGATTGAGCATGTAGTAAAACTTGGTCAGTATATCAAATAA
- a CDS encoding ATP cone domain-containing protein, with protein sequence MYGQNNFIRLTKRDMVKTAKPQGKRSNLIKKVQKRSGEVVDFDIERVSSAIYKAMLATGEGSFEEAGMVANKVLADLVRISKKHPNFLPTVEGIQNSVEKELMLSEYVATAKSYILYREQRNKMRVSGLQVPEKVRKLAAESKKYFKNSLAEFIFYRTYARWIEEEQRRETWIETVDRYVGFMKENLGDKLSKSEYQEVREGILNHQAMPSMRLLQFAGKAARSTNVCAYNCSYIAPENFQDLAEIMYVSMCGTGVGWSAESQNVQKFPQIKIQTGKKLPACVIEDSKEGWCNAFVLGMKTWAEGSDIEFDYSKIRPAGARLKTMGGKASGPEPLRRLLSFTRDKMLKKQGKRLSNIDVHDIICMVGDCVVSGGVRRSAMISLSDFDDQEIRDAKKGQFYITEPQRSLANNSAVYTNKPTSTEFLEEWIALMKSGSGERGIFNRGSLAKTLPQRRIKFLKECPESYFDSTGENIIGSIGTNPCGEIILQSKQFCNLSEIVARKEDNLDSLLKKMRLATILGTYQATLTNFSYLSKKWKENCEKERLLGVSITGHWDCPALKDAKVLKALRDEAVKINRQYSKKFGVNISTCITCVKPSGTLSQMVDCASGMHPRYSKYYIRRIRISATDSLFKMLRDQGVPYKPEVGQTMESAYTFVFEFPVKAPAGSHIFKDDLSAIEQLEYWKLVKENYTEHNPSVTVSIGENEWIEVANWLYKNWDIIGGLSFLPRDNHVYQLAPFEEIDEKKYKEISGRLEHIDFSKIMTYEKQDETEAKKELACVAGVCEVDEIVQTAPSVSQS encoded by the coding sequence ATGTATGGGCAAAATAATTTTATTCGCTTAACAAAAAGAGACATGGTAAAAACAGCAAAACCGCAAGGTAAAAGGTCGAATCTTATAAAGAAAGTTCAGAAAAGAAGTGGTGAAGTTGTTGATTTTGATATTGAAAGAGTTTCAAGTGCTATTTACAAAGCCATGTTGGCAACCGGCGAGGGGTCTTTTGAAGAGGCAGGTATGGTTGCGAATAAAGTTTTAGCGGATTTGGTGAGAATTTCCAAAAAACATCCAAATTTTTTGCCGACTGTTGAGGGAATTCAGAATTCTGTTGAAAAAGAACTGATGCTCTCCGAATATGTCGCAACCGCTAAGTCTTACATTCTTTATCGTGAGCAAAGAAACAAAATGAGAGTTTCTGGTTTGCAAGTTCCGGAGAAAGTCAGAAAACTTGCTGCTGAAAGCAAGAAGTATTTTAAAAATTCTTTAGCCGAATTTATCTTTTACAGAACTTATGCGCGTTGGATTGAAGAAGAGCAGAGAAGAGAAACTTGGATTGAGACAGTTGATCGTTATGTTGGCTTCATGAAAGAAAATCTTGGAGACAAGTTAAGCAAATCTGAATATCAGGAAGTCAGGGAGGGAATTTTAAATCACCAAGCGATGCCATCAATGCGTTTGTTGCAGTTTGCTGGTAAGGCGGCGCGTTCAACTAATGTCTGCGCTTATAATTGTTCATACATCGCGCCAGAAAATTTTCAAGATTTGGCGGAGATAATGTATGTTTCGATGTGTGGCACCGGAGTTGGTTGGTCGGCTGAAAGTCAGAACGTTCAAAAATTTCCGCAAATAAAAATCCAAACTGGTAAAAAGCTGCCGGCTTGTGTTATAGAAGATAGTAAAGAAGGGTGGTGCAACGCTTTTGTTTTGGGTATGAAGACTTGGGCTGAAGGGAGTGATATTGAATTTGATTATTCTAAAATAAGACCCGCTGGCGCTCGCTTGAAAACTATGGGGGGCAAAGCTTCTGGGCCGGAACCATTGAGAAGATTGCTTAGCTTTACCAGAGACAAAATGCTGAAAAAACAGGGCAAGCGTCTTTCAAATATTGATGTTCACGATATTATCTGCATGGTTGGTGACTGTGTTGTTTCCGGAGGTGTTCGACGGAGTGCCATGATTTCTCTTTCTGATTTTGATGATCAGGAAATTAGAGACGCGAAAAAAGGTCAGTTTTATATTACCGAACCGCAAAGGAGCTTGGCGAATAATTCAGCAGTTTATACCAATAAGCCGACTAGCACAGAATTTCTAGAAGAATGGATCGCTTTGATGAAGTCTGGCAGTGGTGAGAGAGGGATTTTCAACAGAGGGTCACTTGCTAAGACTTTGCCCCAAAGAAGAATTAAATTCTTGAAAGAATGCCCAGAGAGTTATTTTGACAGCACCGGAGAGAATATTATAGGAAGTATTGGAACTAATCCTTGCGGCGAAATAATCTTGCAATCTAAACAATTCTGCAACTTGTCCGAAATTGTAGCCAGAAAAGAAGACAATCTAGATTCGCTTTTGAAAAAAATGCGTTTGGCCACCATTCTTGGTACTTATCAAGCGACCTTAACCAATTTCTCTTATCTTTCAAAAAAATGGAAAGAAAATTGTGAAAAAGAAAGACTACTCGGAGTTTCAATTACTGGTCACTGGGATTGCCCGGCCCTGAAAGATGCCAAAGTTTTGAAAGCCCTACGTGACGAGGCGGTAAAGATCAATCGACAATACTCTAAGAAGTTTGGTGTGAACATTTCAACCTGCATCACTTGCGTCAAGCCGTCAGGAACTTTGTCGCAGATGGTTGATTGCGCTTCAGGTATGCATCCTAGATATTCAAAATACTACATAAGGAGAATTAGAATTTCAGCTACCGATTCTCTTTTCAAAATGTTGCGCGATCAGGGCGTGCCCTATAAGCCGGAGGTTGGTCAGACGATGGAGAGCGCTTATACTTTCGTCTTTGAGTTTCCAGTTAAGGCGCCTGCCGGCTCGCACATATTCAAAGACGATTTATCTGCCATTGAGCAACTTGAGTATTGGAAATTGGTGAAGGAAAATTATACCGAACACAATCCTTCAGTAACCGTTTCAATTGGTGAAAACGAGTGGATTGAGGTAGCTAACTGGTTGTACAAAAACTGGGACATTATTGGCGGACTTTCTTTTCTTCCGAGAGATAACCATGTTTACCAACTAGCTCCGTTTGAAGAAATCGATGAGAAGAAATATAAGGAAATATCAGGACGTCTTGAGCATATTGATTTTTCAAAAATCATGACTTATGAGAAGCAAGACGAGACTGAAGCTAAAAAAGAATTAGCTTGTGTTGCCGGAGTTTGTGAGGTTGATGAGATCGTTCAAACTGCGCCTTCTGTTTCGCAAAGTTAA
- a CDS encoding DUF1653 domain-containing protein gives MKSKIQKGKYKHYKGNEYEVLGLAHHAETLEPLVVYRALYDSEEFGPNALWVRPLSMFTEEVRVDGKKIPRFDYVG, from the coding sequence ATGAAATCAAAAATACAAAAGGGTAAATATAAACATTACAAAGGCAATGAATACGAAGTTCTTGGACTTGCTCATCATGCCGAGACCCTGGAACCATTAGTTGTCTATAGAGCTTTATATGATTCAGAAGAATTTGGTCCAAATGCTTTATGGGTGAGACCGTTATCTATGTTTACAGAAGAAGTTAGGGTTGATGGTAAGAAAATCCCCCGATTTGATTATGTTGGGTAA
- a CDS encoding zinc metalloprotease HtpX, which yields MNIYKEQDKNIRKTWFLMFFFLVVVIAVGWLISWYFDSPGILYIAVIFAILMNFFSYWYSDTIVIKLTRAKPVSRESHRELWNIVENLSITAGLPMPKLYIVEDSAPNAFATGRNPKNSAVAVTSGLLQILDRTELEGVIAHELSHIGNRDMLVSTIAVTLVGFIAILADISWRMAFFGGGGRRDGKGAGWLMILAIVAIILAPIAAKVIQLAVSRKREFLADASGALLTRYPEGLASALQKISNYSRPMRHASHATSHLFISNPFGSQGFVGFMNKLFSTHPPAQERIRALRGEK from the coding sequence ATGAATATATATAAGGAACAAGACAAAAATATCCGAAAGACATGGTTTTTAATGTTTTTCTTTTTGGTTGTGGTAATTGCCGTCGGCTGGCTGATCTCTTGGTACTTTGATTCACCGGGCATTCTTTATATTGCAGTCATTTTTGCTATTCTGATGAATTTTTTCAGTTACTGGTATTCGGACACAATAGTTATCAAACTGACGCGAGCTAAGCCGGTCTCTCGCGAAAGCCACCGCGAGCTTTGGAACATTGTTGAAAATCTCTCCATAACTGCCGGACTACCGATGCCGAAACTTTACATTGTAGAGGACTCGGCACCGAACGCTTTTGCCACTGGCCGTAATCCAAAAAATTCCGCTGTGGCGGTCACTTCCGGCCTGCTTCAAATTTTAGACCGCACGGAACTTGAAGGGGTTATTGCTCACGAGCTTTCTCATATCGGCAATCGCGATATGCTGGTTTCTACTATTGCCGTAACTTTGGTCGGATTCATTGCGATTCTAGCCGACATTTCTTGGCGAATGGCTTTTTTCGGCGGCGGTGGACGGCGAGATGGCAAAGGCGCCGGCTGGCTTATGATTTTGGCAATTGTGGCCATAATTTTGGCGCCAATTGCCGCGAAAGTTATTCAGTTAGCAGTTTCCCGAAAGCGAGAATTTTTAGCTGATGCTTCCGGCGCGCTTTTGACTCGCTACCCGGAAGGTTTGGCCTCGGCTCTTCAGAAAATTTCAAATTACAGCCGGCCGATGCGACATGCTAGCCACGCTACTTCGCATCTCTTTATTTCCAATCCGTTCGGTTCACAGGGCTTTGTCGGTTTTATGAACAAACTTTTTTCTACTCATCCGCCAGCGCAAGAAAGAATCAGAGCTTTACGTGGAGAAAAATAA
- a CDS encoding RDD family protein, with the protein MEQNQSFVEGQPQPQSQVAVAALPEVKFAGFWRRFGAGIIDMVILAVASGILSFIFGEAMQFLGTIVGWLYFAFFESSNKQATLGKMVLRLQVTDIEGKKLSFWRATGRHFAKILSILILFIGYFMIGWTKKKQGLHDIIAKTLVIRHPF; encoded by the coding sequence ATGGAGCAAAACCAATCGTTTGTTGAAGGACAGCCGCAACCGCAGTCTCAAGTCGCGGTTGCGGCTCTGCCGGAAGTAAAATTTGCCGGCTTCTGGCGTCGTTTTGGAGCCGGAATTATTGATATGGTTATCTTAGCCGTTGCTTCTGGAATCTTGTCTTTTATTTTTGGTGAAGCAATGCAATTTCTCGGTACCATAGTCGGCTGGCTTTATTTTGCTTTTTTTGAGAGTTCCAACAAACAGGCAACTCTTGGCAAAATGGTTTTGCGTCTTCAGGTTACCGATATTGAAGGCAAAAAACTTTCTTTTTGGCGAGCGACCGGAAGGCATTTTGCAAAAATTCTTTCCATCCTTATTTTGTTTATCGGATACTTTATGATTGGCTGGACAAAGAAGAAACAAGGTCTTCACGATATTATTGCTAAAACGCTAGTTATCAGACATCCGTTTTAG
- a CDS encoding LemA family protein produces MNAFTYIFIGLIVLIVLWVIMAFNRFVRLINRAKEAWADIDVQLKRRYDLIPNLVNTVKGYASHEKGVFEAVTEARTRSMNAEVKGDVKGVAQGENMLAGALKNLFAVAENYPDLKANTNFLELQRELSDTENKIQAARRFYNTNVRDLNTAVESFPANIIAKMFKFSQRDFFELGEGEVAAKEPVSVNF; encoded by the coding sequence ATGAACGCATTCACATATATTTTTATTGGACTTATTGTCCTCATCGTTCTCTGGGTCATAATGGCCTTTAATCGTTTTGTTCGTTTGATTAATCGAGCCAAGGAAGCTTGGGCTGACATTGATGTTCAACTCAAAAGGCGCTATGACCTTATTCCGAATTTGGTCAACACCGTCAAAGGTTATGCTTCGCATGAAAAAGGAGTTTTTGAAGCGGTCACTGAAGCAAGGACTCGATCAATGAACGCCGAAGTCAAAGGCGATGTAAAAGGAGTAGCTCAAGGTGAAAATATGCTTGCCGGCGCTTTGAAGAATCTTTTTGCCGTGGCGGAAAATTATCCCGACCTCAAAGCCAATACAAATTTTTTAGAGCTTCAAAGAGAATTGTCTGATACAGAAAATAAAATTCAAGCAGCCCGAAGGTTTTACAATACCAATGTTAGAGATCTAAATACCGCTGTCGAGTCATTTCCGGCCAACATTATCGCTAAAATGTTTAAATTTTCTCAAAGGGACTTTTTTGAACTTGGTGAAGGGGAGGTGGCGGCCAAAGAGCCAGTTTCTGTAAATTTTTAA
- a CDS encoding RpiB/LacA/LacB family sugar-phosphate isomerase has translation MQIFIASDHAGFELKEKLKVFLKELGYEMEDKGAFELNPDDDYPDFISLVAKEIALRQAQGDHDAKGIVIGGSGQGEAICANKFKSVRAVVFYGGDKKIISLSREHNDANVLSLGARFLNEEEAKEAVKLWLETPFSKDERHIRRIKMLEANS, from the coding sequence ATGCAAATTTTTATTGCATCAGACCACGCCGGGTTTGAACTTAAAGAAAAACTAAAAGTTTTTTTGAAAGAGCTTGGATATGAGATGGAAGATAAAGGCGCCTTTGAATTGAATCCGGATGATGATTACCCAGATTTTATTTCTCTTGTTGCAAAAGAAATAGCCCTTCGACAAGCTCAGGGCGATCACGATGCTAAGGGCATCGTGATCGGTGGTTCGGGGCAAGGCGAGGCAATTTGCGCCAATAAATTTAAAAGTGTCAGGGCGGTAGTTTTTTATGGCGGAGATAAAAAAATAATTTCTTTATCTCGCGAACACAATGACGCTAATGTTTTGTCACTAGGAGCACGCTTCTTAAACGAAGAAGAAGCCAAAGAGGCGGTAAAGCTCTGGTTGGAAACGCCATTTTCAAAAGACGAAAGACATATACGACGAATAAAAATGCTAGAAGCTAACAGCTAA
- a CDS encoding YdeI/OmpD-associated family protein → MDMVKVATGVAHKVPKDLKDTLKKNPKVLEIWNQLTALARNEWICYVTIVKKPETRERHLARLQEDLQKGKRRPCCWPGCSHR, encoded by the coding sequence ATAGATATGGTGAAGGTGGCCACAGGTGTCGCTCATAAAGTACCGAAAGATCTCAAAGATACTTTGAAAAAAAATCCAAAGGTGTTAGAGATTTGGAATCAGCTCACTGCGCTTGCTCGTAACGAGTGGATTTGCTATGTCACTATCGTTAAGAAGCCGGAAACAAGAGAGAGACACCTCGCGCGTCTCCAAGAAGATTTACAAAAGGGTAAACGACGCCCGTGTTGCTGGCCCGGGTGCTCGCATCGTTAA
- a CDS encoding CDP-alcohol phosphatidyltransferase family protein: MFKNLRIHSTVSENPNFFDKILDKVFLWLIPKNIVPNHVTTFRYLSIPVILYLLLSGFHGWSIILFSISAFSDAIDGSLARTRRQITDWGKLHDPLADKLLIGSVGAVAVSIYLSFYLMMVIVIIELFLILNAIIKIRRGDKTITALLPGKVKMILQSVGVGLVLLFIVFPIPWILSLAATLLYLSIFFALLSLIVYSSI, from the coding sequence ATGTTTAAAAATTTAAGAATTCATTCAACTGTTTCTGAAAATCCGAACTTCTTTGACAAAATTTTGGATAAAGTTTTTCTGTGGCTGATACCAAAAAATATTGTTCCGAATCACGTTACGACTTTTCGCTATCTTTCTATCCCTGTAATTTTGTATCTTTTGCTCTCAGGCTTCCATGGCTGGAGCATAATTCTTTTTTCAATCTCGGCTTTTTCTGACGCGATTGATGGTTCTTTAGCTCGGACTAGGCGACAGATTACTGATTGGGGCAAACTTCATGACCCTTTGGCTGACAAGCTTTTAATCGGTTCTGTTGGCGCAGTGGCAGTTTCAATTTATTTGAGTTTTTATTTGATGATGGTTATTGTCATCATAGAGCTCTTCTTGATTTTAAATGCCATTATAAAAATCAGAAGAGGCGACAAAACAATAACAGCTCTCTTGCCGGGTAAGGTTAAAATGATTTTACAGTCTGTTGGCGTGGGGTTGGTTCTGCTTTTTATTGTTTTTCCTATACCTTGGATTTTGTCTTTAGCCGCCACCCTTCTCTATCTTTCAATATTTTTTGCACTACTTAGTCTTATCGTTTATAGTTCTATCTAG